The Capsicum annuum cultivar UCD-10X-F1 chromosome 1, UCD10Xv1.1, whole genome shotgun sequence sequence GTGAGTCCCATCCTGCCTTGCCTTGAACTAGAACTCGAAAACCGGGACACATAACTATAACAGAATAGCTGCCAAAACAAGCTCTCTAAGGTTGCACCTAAGATCCAAAGAGGATAGCAAGTCCCAAAATCTGTCTTGGTACGACATCTTTGACCCCTCAAAGGACCGCCTCCTTGATTAATACAATTGAGCATAGAGCTACACATCAAACTCGACATATGTTGTTCCTTACACTACCTGGGTTTTTCTTTCATGCTGAGAGCTAGTCAGAATCGCATCGTCATACTGCTTGTCGAGAATTGATTCAGACGGCGAGAACAGAACCATGATGGTCCTGAGGATCTCAGCCATTGGATCGCGAGAACCAAACTTAACCAACTTTTGAGAGGAGACAGAATAGATAGATCAAGTTGATTCTATACAAGAAGTTTAAGTTACAACAATCAGGAGAAACACAGCAAGGGCTAGGTTTGCTTCATTAGAGAATGATATCAATCAGTATCCCCATCATCAATTGTGTATACATCACCAGGAATGGCGACTACTTCTCCGTAGCCTTCTGCGAAAAGGCCTGCATGCCTCAATGCTAAGATCAACTGCAGCAGCAAGCGCCATGAAAATGGCTGCGTCTTCCACACATGTCACATGTCGCATGGCAAGTTGCACGAGGGGCTTGCTGCATTTCCCTTCCCCTTGTACTCGACAGCTCATGACAAAGCCCCCTGCAACAGGACTTAGTGATGCAAAGTCTCCGCTGCTTCTTGGACTAGGCAATGGACTTGCAGCTGCTCGAACCTGCCTGTCCGTGTCTATGTAGAACTCACCACCCTTCTCTGCACTGATCAAGATCTCAGACATGAGAAGATCACCACCACTTTCCTGCCCCTCGGATAGAAGATGGAAGCGACAGCAAATGGTATCTCTGATCCCACGTTCACGCCATGCTTCAAGCTTTCCCCATGGCTGCCAACATCCGGGCCTGCAAACATCAGGATGAACAATCAACCAGGCTCCTGGGTTGGACTTGGCCACCCAATCACAACCTGTTGATGGCACAAACGGAGTTGTTATGAACGCTGCTGCAACAGCCGAGCCAGAGAGATCGTGTATCTTCACCTTCCATCCCTTCCTCTCTCTTTTCTCTACATCTAGTTCAGAACCGTCAACTGAATTtgaccaaaaattatttaatGGATCTACCGGAGATACCCTGTAAATtcagcattaaacacaacaattacAGGAAATACCAGATTCTAAAATAGGCTATGGAAAGAAGACGGGGCTAGACTAGATATTCCCTGTACAAGCACTTTACACCATCTCTGGCGAAGGACTACAAACAGATAGATTTAAGAGTGGAGAATAGAAATGAACCAACTTAAGAGTTAGTGCCATGAAAAAAGTAGATAATAGAAGTAGTACTTCCGTTCTTTTTGTATGCTAATCCTCCCTAGGAAAGGTAAAAAAgcatatttaaaatatgaaaagaaaaatattacctGTCCTGACTAAACTTGCAACTGAAAATAGGTTGCTTGATGGTTCCCTGAAGCTGCACTATTTGGGGACTTAGTTTCGTCTTATCCTCAAACTGGAATACATATCTTGGATCAGGGTCCAGCTTCACTCTCAAATGAAGCTCCGCTCCAGATTTTCCAGACTCCTGCTTGTTCTTGCCAATTCCTATCCAGCCATTAAACAGAGTGACTGGCTTTCCGTCACCCCACTCAGGACCTACTTCCAACTTAAACGTTCCAACTTGCTGCCTCTTAATACCAACACCACAGTGGCCACCTTTGTGTCCTGTGAATACTACTATCTCCAGACATGCGTGAGGCGCATAAAAACAGCCAGGTTCCAGTAAGGCTTTCAAATCAGATTCTTCAAGATAAAAGCTGGATGCAACATTGTGAATATCCAAGGTAGCTTCAGGTGAGGAAATAAAGGGAACAGATGATGTCTGCACAGGGAAACCTCGAAGACGGATCTCACACACACAGGGAGAAGAGAGTGCATTTATCCCTGATTTGGTACCGGTTAAAGTTGTCCCAGACAGTCTCAAACCCAACGACCCTATTGACAGCCTAATAAAAGCCTGAGGATCCATTCTTGTCAAAACACCGCCATTTGTTGTATGCTTTGATCTCACAGTAAATAAAATCCTGTTAGTCCATGTGATGGTCAGGATGGGAACATAAGAAATAGTTAATAAAGGTCAAACAGGAATTATCACAAAATTCCACATAGAACTGCAGATGATAATAGGTTTCCCTATCATTCACTTAAAGTAATGAGAAACATTCAATTTAACGTACGTTTTTCTAACTGAAAAAACGCGAGGACTAGTCGCTTATGGTTTGAAAACGGCGGGTAATGGATCCGCCCCTCTAcccttctccacttaaatacTAGGCTTTTTTCTACGGCTAGGTTCAAACCCGTGATGTGCGCCTAACTCGCACATCACATGTTGCCGCCCTTACTACTACATATTAATTCAGCTTATTAGCTTCTTAAGGGAACTTATGTGTAGAGCCCTTGGAATATGACTAGGCACTGCAAGATTTAAATTACAAACAAATTGGATGGAGGCCTTTCCACAAAGGAAGGAGAAGGGTAATATTTTGTACAAACTTGAGTTGATCCAAAGTTAAAATCACACACATCAGAATTGAAAAACAAACTGGAACTCAcattaaaattaaagaagaaagaaacaaaGAAGCAGTTGCATTTTTTATGTCATTGCTATGGAACGCTAGTCATGAACCATTTTACAATCAGCCAAATCATGGATTTACTAGATTATGGCAAAGGCTGCATCCTTTAAAAGGAAGATGTCGACAAATCCAGCAATCGGTTAATTTAGATCCAGCATTATTTGGTAATTCTTAAATGAGTAAACAAAGTTACGTGCATGAAAAAGCAATATCGATCTCTAGTATTAAATTTGTCCAGGGAGTACCATATCGACACTTATGTTAAGTTAATCATCAAGCATCATTATATCTGTTATCTTCTATTATATAAGTGATAGTAATGTAAAGGAAAATCAGGTGACAAGTCCACAGTTTTTCAGCGATACTAATTATCGTACTTGCACAATGCTAATGCAATCGACACTGTAATCTTTTCAGAACTAGAGATCTAGGAAATCACATCTCCATGAAATGCCCGTGGAAATAGAGATGGCAACATAAGTACAATTAGATTTCAGACCTTTTTCCCCCCTTTGCTCATTAAGAAATTATACTGTTTGGAATGAGAGGGGATAAAGGTGTATGGAGAGATCTAATAATACATATAGGCTCCATGAAGAGGAACGGCTGCGCAGGAAGAAATATCAGCCATTTGGTGCAGATAGATTACAGTTCAAAACACTTGATTTTGATTGGTATTTTTGCATCATTATTGAACCTCTAAATAGCACAACATCCACTTATTTTTTCAACATGGATCTAGAAATATGATAACACTTATTTATCAAAGGGAAAAATTAGCTCCCTAGTTGATTGGCATTGCAGAGACAAAACAGCCAATTAATCATGTGCAAGCTAATCTCTTTACTGAAGTGCATCTGATAAATAATTTACCTCATGGTTCAAGTAAATAAATCTGAAAAAAGACGGGCATGTTTGGATAGTCTAAGAAAACATAGAAACAGGTTAAGCAAACTGTAATTTCCCCAGTAAGAGCAAAGGGGAAGGCATCAAATTTTACCACAAGAATGGTCACTTTTCTTGAAGTTACAACCTTCCTATGTAGTAACATAGCTGTTCGATCGACTCCCCAAAACCCCGCCCCCATCCATTTTCCTGCTCCCAGTATACTTTTaaggaaaaatctcaaaaaaagagGATAAATGACAAGAAAGGCAACAAATTTTACCACAAGAATGGTCACTTATCTTGAAATTCTAAACTTTGTATGAGGgtgtttggattgacttatttttagGTGTTTTTGGTTTTTAAGCATCtgttaattttttaaagtgtTTGACAAAGGCACAAAGTGCATAACTTTAAgcttaaaaagtacaaaaaaaaaaaggtcaaaagcCAAAAGTAGGTTGCTACCAACTTTGGCTTTAGCTTTTAGCTTATAAGTCACTTAAAAAAAGTTAATCCAAACACCCCTACATAGCAACATAGCCTGCTTATTCGGCGCCCCCACCCCTTCCTAACCCACTTTCCCACTCCCAGTATATTCAACGGAAAAACctcaaagaaagagaaacaacGACAAGAAAGGCAACAACTACGCGTTAAAACTACAAAAACGACAAGAAAGGCGACAACTACGCGTTAAAACTATCCTAAGATCAGTCATTACATCCCTTTCGAAATTGCACTTTTTGAAGGTTTTTTCTCTATAAAGTTCAAAAGTAAGAGCCAGACTATTGTAATCGGTGCAAATTGTATTATTCACTGCAATCTTTGAGCCGTCTTCTTCTATAAGTATCAAACCATTTAGCGGATCTGTAATATGTTGTTTTATGTGCTGCTATCAAGGTTCAGAAAAAAATGAAACACATTTCCAGGTAAATAGCTCAGCAAGGCTCATAAAACATTTTCTTAATCAGGAAAAGTTTACTAAAAGCTGCTATAAAGCATGTATTGTAATCCACCTTTGCTTAAAACACTCCCTTCTTTCCAACTTTTACATTAGCAATCATATCTAGCAGCTTACAATTTAGAGAATTCATGAAAAGGATATTCATGTATCATTGTCACTTCTATATAGCACTCAACAGTTTGCCAATAATAATATAGCTTCtgacaaaaaaaattcacattttttaaCCCACTTACAACCTAACAACACCCtcttgtcaaaaaagaaaaaaaaatcacttcAGTTACCATTTTACTAACAAACCAGTTAATGCAGAAAGCCCTTAATTCCACTAATTCTATTTTAGGTCTTTCAAGTTTCAATCCCTCTAAAAGATATACTATTTTTACCCATTAATATTACTACTACTTAACTTGTTCAAACAAGAAACTTCTGCAATCAACAAAGGTCAACCAACTTAACATTTACTCAAAATTAGCACAAAACCACatcaaacacaaacaataaacatAAGATTAATGACTAATAACACTGTaacaagagaaaaaaacaaaccaaaaaaaaaaccacCTTTTCTACGACGAAGCTTTCTCTTCCTTTATAGCAAAACCAAAGCCACTTTTAGAGCTGCAAATACACAAATCCTTCCAAAAGCCTGAGAAAATCCTCATAACTTTGTCattcaaaaaaatttttaaaaaaaatcaagaaaacttttATTCACTTTGCAAACAACTATaccaaaaatacccaaaactccaaaaacaaaaaaaaaatcaagagaacgTTTTTTCACTTCTAAAACAACTATaccaaaaatacccaaaactccaaaaataaaaataaaattccacaaaaaactttttttcagttCTAATACAACTACTATACCAAAATTTACCCAAAACTCCAAAAATGGTCCTCACCCCTCTATGTAACTTAATAGATCCCAAATAGTATAAAGTGAATTATTTAAAGAGAGGTGTGATATATAACAATGATTGAAGAAAACCCACCAAAACCCAAGAATATTAGTATCATGTAGACTGTGCACAGATCACGAGAAGAACCGatctttaaaatatatatacatgtaacaTTCAGGAGTGTAGAGCGAGTTACCTGGTTGTTGCTGTTGAAGTGCACACATATCACGTGAAATTAATCGAGATACATGAAAATTATCTTTTAACATTACTttgtcataaaaatatatatatgtgtgttatataaatttattttatatgtagTATATATTTGGTAGTGTGAAAACAAAGAAAGAGTGAGAACAGAAGAAGACATGGGGTTTCATTATTTAGAACGAAATAGGCGGAGAAAGTAAAGGAACATTGTATTAATTTAGGTGTGGTTTTGATATGTATACTAAATTATTATATGAGATTATAATTTTTGACTAATTTATATTATGAAGTAGTTTAGTATGTATATTAAGTTATTTGAGATTATAATTTTTGACTAATTTATATCATGATGTATTTTGGTATGTATATTAAATTATTGAGATTATAGTTTTTGACTAATTTATATGGGCTCGtttggtatatgagataaggtgaATGATTTTAAGTTTGATACTAAATTTATATTATTAGTTGATGGTATAAATTTATGTCGAAATTAATTTATACCATCAACCAAATATGATATGAATCTAATACCAAACTTAATCTTGAAATAAATATCTAATCTTATTCCTTCCAACTTGGGATTAGTTTATATTCTCTCATGGGATAGATTCGTGTACGAATTATAATTTCGACATAATTTAGTTTATGTACCAAACGACCCTTATAGAAGATGATATAAAATAATCTCATGTTGGGTGATTATATATCCGAGAATAAATTTTGTGCTTAGATTTATATCATGTTTGATTGATAATATAAATTAATCTCAGAGTAAATTTATACCATTAACTAAACATTGTAGAAATTTATGTGTCAaaacaattatacatatatatttattgctTTGCATTTCTTGAAGTATATAGGAAATACATTTTTTGTATATAGAGAGTAACAGGAggatatttttatgtttatagaaaaaagaaaaaaaaaaaagcatgatCCTGTGAACTTATTTTCCTTTTTGGATTGTAATAATAGGATCTAAATTGCCAAAAAAATATTATGGCAGTGCAATTTTAGTAAGCAAAGTAAAATATCTTTTCTAGCCCAAACTTATGAATTATGTTGGTATAtttggtgttgttgttattgttaaaagTGATCAATTGGTGTTACTAAGAAATTAAAGTTTTATGTGTTTCACTGAGCTACAATaacttcaaattaaatttttaacatataTAGATTTTAGACAATAGTTATTCAAGTTTCTGCAAGTTTTACCATCACTTCAGAgaggtaaaaatattatttttgaaaaactctCAACTCAAGTGCAGCAGATTCAAGTACAAAAAAAACAACAGAACACATTGAAGATAATATGACAACACGCTATAGTATAAAATTTACTACAAAAACAACAATTAACTACAAAATAGTGCAATAATAAAAACACAATAGACAACAACAAGACAGATTCTACGACTAAATTCTACACTATCATATATGACTAGTGCACGACAACACTCTCACCGACTAATCTTCTACATTAATGCGCGTTATTCACATCTCCTTATCTACGGTCACGTCTTCAATAATCTGAATATATCTCATGTCCTGCTTAATCACATCAACTCAATACATCTTCGACCTATCTCTATCCTTCTTCAAACTCATAATATCCAACCTGTCAAACCTTCTCACTGAGGTGTCTGAACTTAAAGTAAAGAAATTATATTATCAAACTATTTAAATATCATTATAAGTAATTATTCATGATAAGTGGAATaagtattttcatttttctttttttttaaaaaaataaaaataaaaaataaagagtagaGAATTGTGGGACCTTTTTGTGCATTGTATTTTACCAAATAGTAATATTTATTTAGGAGTGGAGAAAAGGGAGTTGAAAGAAATTAAATTGGATACAGCTGTAACCAATCCTTTAGTTGTAAATGAGAGTATCATTTTCAAGTACAGCTAATTCTTGCTGAGAGTGACCTCATTTCCCTAACCAACTATTcttcttttattaaaataaataaatatattctaTAGATAAGCTTAGTATGGTGTGGAAAATGGAGAATTTATATGTGAGTTGTTTTTAAAAAGGAGGATAATATACTACGTATAttgttattataaattaaaattaagatgGATCAAAAAAAAACGCATATTATATTTGACTGTTAAATCAATTAAAGATCAATTTCGATTGCATGCAAATTTTTCTATCAGAAAAGTCTCGCTTATTTAAGGAACTACTAAGAAAAGAGTATACATTCTTAGTATCTCACTtagttatatattgatatttcGTATTAGGATTATGATCAATTTAACTTTTCACTGTGTAAAAttcattttaagaaaaaaagtataTTCTAATAAAGATTTCTCATATTTCTAATTTAAATTTGGAACCTCTTACTATTAAAAATTGAGGATTCAATCAATGACATCATGGTCAGTGGCGGAATCAAAATTTTTACTAAAGgggtttaaaattaaaaaaagtaagcATACAAATTAGCCGAAGGGGATTCgacatcaattatatatatatataaaataattttaaccatatataaataatataatttttcgtcgaatgGGGTTCAGATGAACCCCTTATGATAAAGGTGGCTCTGCCACTGACCAAGGCATGTCTCACTCTAGCCTTCAACAAAATGGCGATATCATCTATTTGGAGAAAAAGTATTTAAAGGTAAATATTTTATGATCCTAATAAATACGATTTTAGTAGTTGGAAgaataagttatttaattttaattgtgCATTGGATAAAGATTTTCGAGGGTTGCTAAATATAGCGAGGGAACCTCTCGCAAATAAATGCTCTATGATGAACGATAAGTGTGGCATCAACAACAAAACTTTCACCCAAGACCATCTCGAAGAAAATATCATTCAGAGTTAGTATTTTCATTCGAAAGGATAGAATAACGTGGATGAAAAGGATCGGGGACAAGAGCATCAAGAATATGCATATGCGCAATGTAGTTGTGTGACCTAATCAGGAAATTTTAACTGATACTTACAACGAGTAAGATACTTGACGTTATATCATTAGCTATAGTAGTATAAGGGTTTTCTTGGAAACCCTTTTCATTATGCCACAAGTCATTCACTATGCCTATAAATAGAGATTCCTCTACACTTGTAATggagttttaattttaatgataaattagaaattaattagtgtaaaatataattaactaaaaaaaagttaataaacaaatacaatataaataaaaagatatatttataattataatttttgacATGAGCTGATATGTCGGCTAATGTAAAACATGGCATGTTGTGAGAGTGATTTATACATTTCAGGAtggtattaaatttatttttaatatatataaaatataaaggtGGAATAGGTTACTTTAATAGTTCAGATGTGTTTGACTTTACAAATATTATTCAAACTAATTTTAATGACTTTTTCCCAttaaacacacacaaaaataacaacactaGCTTTCTtagttttcctttttctattttatacctttgcattaaatatattttatcattttttcttctttttcatttctgGCAATATATTCATTAGACTTGCTAAACAAGCTTAGTATCTATGAGGAAAACTATTTTGTCTTGTGATATAAAGACAAAAGACTTTCTGAAATATTGATTCCTTTCAATAACATAAAGCCTAAACTTTCTCTACAAATTTtagtaaaagtttttttttttttttttggtcaaaatttttagtaaaagTTGTTTACCCACTTCCTTGTCTAAAGTGGGCGAGTTTTTGGACATATGTATATTTAGCATATTAATTTGATTGTTCAATTACACATAAGCTAATGTCATAGAGGATAAAATTAGATATACTtaaatttatcataaaaaatataaagaaaaagagctAAACTttatacaacaacatatatatCTGGTGTAATTTCATAGATGAAATCTAGAGGAGATAAAAATGTACGAAAATTTTAATtctatcttaaaaaaaaatatttttaaaaaatccttAATTTAAATGTAGCAAATGAAAATAACTATGAAACGGAAAATATTATAGTGTAAGGGGTTAAATCTAGCAAGTGAAAACAATTACAAAACAGAAAATATTATAATCATTGTATAGAGCTAAACATTGTAAAACAATGATCAAATGCGATGTtaaactttactagaaaaaaaaattaatttgtacCTATCATTATTTGACTGAACACAAAGTTCAAACTAATACAATTCCTTTTTAAGTGCaactagtattattttattttagtagctTGAAAAATTATGCTTGTCAAAATTATACTAACTTCTGTGAACTTTAATTGCTTAACTGTAGTTTATgatatgtattcttattttaATATGTAACTTTAGAATCAAATGTAAATATAAAGGGGCATAATTATTTTTGCATGGcatgtcttttaaatattatttctCCTCTATAGGACTTAACTACAATCAATTAAAAACGTTCAGCTGGATACCTTTCATAAATTACACCTtacatctaaattttaaatattattcctTTACTTATACTAAATTTTAAACACTCTTCACAAACTTTTTGATTTgagtattatttaattatatttaatgtaatacatatatatatattttaatctttttaatcaTATCTACTATATATTAGTACATTTAAAGTTACATTAATTAAGGATACACGGTGAAAAGAACTGATCTAGCAAAAGCGACTCTCTAAGTTTGTATCGATTAATCAATATCAACAGCCAATAAAATCTTTGGGTTAATTAATCTAAAAGAGGATGTGGGGTTCTATcttaaagtaaattttttttggaaaatctcTATCTTTAATTTAACAATCAATTTTAGCAAGTAAAATCGACTTGGACGTCATAGTATTGACAATGaaacttcaaaatatttattggtgtgtaattttcacttttctcttttctttttgtagTTATGGAAAAAGACATTTTCAGTCACCTCCTCTAGCGGTTTATTGGCCTGAaattaaagagtcaaaaaatagattaaaaaaaagtgataaaataaagacaaataatCCATTGtggatttttgtgtattttgttatGTTTCTTTGAAATTGACCGATGCATGCTTCACCGACTTGtttgatataaataataaagttggaatagaaaaaagcaagaaaaaaacaaataattaatgatGTACAAAAATTGTCATGCTAAAGTCACAAACATGAACGGCATATATTTTATGGTGAAATGTAATATccaaaaattttatttggataaactaaaattgttttattaaaatttataaagaaagaTGGCCAAGAGATTTTTGATgccaaatatattttttgtttttttgtttttgtttgtttctaATAATAGCTGTTGTAGACATACAGTTCCTTAAGAGTTAAGGCTCTTAGGATTTCTTATCCTTAAAAGAccctaaaaatttatatttattcctttttttcttatttggggCCATTGTTCGcgtattaaaatttaattaatttaaatttatgttgCATAGAGTTCATTCAATAAAAACgctatttataaaaaatatttttatgcagAATTCTAAATCGATTGCAACACATTTTTTTATGATTGTTCTACTTTTTGtaactatcttttttttttttttttttttttttcatgtgaacTATTTTCTTAAACTCAATTTGACGatctttttatatctttttaacAATTTAATCGGATCTTCTTTGGACAAGAGTTCTTAAATATTGTTTGAAATGCAAGCATATGATTTTTAGTTCTTTTAATAATATCTCTTGAAGTATAACAAAGATTCTTTTTATCCTCTTACTGTAAAAATTAGTAAATGTGAAATAAGTggataatattattgatatggaaAGATATTAAAGATACAAATATACATCCCTGAAAGGTCTAGCATGAAATCCGACAATGTTTAGGAAAAAACAAAACTaccaaaatgttttttttttttttttataattacacgaatacacaacttatattttcaatattacaaaaaatttcacctccctaaatatattataaaaattccaatatatacacagaatattatgtatatatcggctatgttatgtatattaatagggagaaagaataaagtaattaaaaaagtaggaAAGAGTGTAATTATTTCTAAaaggattgatatttatgttatttatattttttttttcccaaAAACGGTAGCgtaattttttgttttggttttgatatcCGATCTTCATTctaaattcattctcaaaatttAAACTAGAGACGTTTGATTCGGAATAAAAAACTTTCAACAATCTTTACTACAAaccatatttatataataattggcTAAGTTTGAAGTGGAACAACATTCTCTTGTGACTTCAAGGAAGAAACAGAACAAAAACCCAACAggtcaaataaaaatattaaaaaatataatatttaaaagagTGAAGTGttaaaaatatatctaaattatttttttaaaaagggttttataTTTAAACTATTGAAGGTGAAAgaaacacacctaaactatcattCATTAGTTTGACAAATACCTCcgaaatgaataaaaaatatgtaaaaaatgaaaaaaaaaaaaaaaagtagtattagcaaacaagaataaaaatatgCGACTTGGATTGATTTTTAATGACTAAACATAATTAAAGAGTTTGTAAGTAAATATTTGATCTAGTCAACTTTTAGGTgtgttttttaaataaataaataataatttaaatatgttTCTTAAATTAAAAGTGATAATTTAAGTGTGTTTTCCACACTTTTATTAGTTTAAGTGTGTAactgtaaaagaaaaaaaataattaggtgTATTTTTATACTCTACGCTATTTAAAATTAACATAGAAAGAAATATTTTACAATTGATGGGAAAATTATAGGAGAGCAGGTCATGTGCATGTGAAAGTAGCGGCGCATTGGGTCcactttatccttttcaaacaacctttttggtcattttgctATGACTTAACTTTTAAGTATAGCTTTTAGCAGGGTAAATAATAT is a genomic window containing:
- the LOC107843663 gene encoding uncharacterized protein LOC107843663 — translated: MDPQAFIRLSIGSLGLRLSGTTLTGTKSGINALSSPCVCEIRLRGFPVQTSSVPFISSPEATLDIHNVASSFYLEESDLKALLEPGCFYAPHACLEIVVFTGHKGGHCGVGIKRQQVGTFKLEVGPEWGDGKPVTLFNGWIGIGKNKQESGKSGAELHLRVKLDPDPRYVFQFEDKTKLSPQIVQLQGTIKQPIFSCKFSQDRVSPVDPLNNFWSNSVDGSELDVEKRERKGWKVKIHDLSGSAVAAAFITTPFVPSTGCDWVAKSNPGAWLIVHPDVCRPGCWQPWGKLEAWRERGIRDTICCRFHLLSEGQESGGDLLMSEILISAEKGGEFYIDTDRQVRAAASPLPSPRSSGDFASLSPVAGGFVMSCRVQGEGKCSKPLVQLAMRHVTCVEDAAIFMALAAAVDLSIEACRPFRRRLRRSSRHSW